The Chitinophagales bacterium genomic sequence TTTGTAATTTTCGTTGGTAACCACCTAATAGCTATTTAAAGACATTCTGAACATCCTCAACAGTTGGAAAATTTGCGGTTATTAATTCCTCGCTCGGTTTGTACAAATATGGATGGGCATATTTCCTTTCAATAAAAGTAGGTTCTTCCAAGTCATTATATCTAAAATGACAACTCCACCGAGGAGTATCGCTTGTATTTTCACCACTTGCATGAACTAAAAAACTGGAAAAAAACAACGCGTCACCTTGTTCAACTTCTACAGAAATCATCGAGGCCTTATCACTCTCACTTAGAGCAACCATACCAAAGCCATTTTCAATGTGATCAGTATACAATCCCCTCAAATGACTCCCAGGTAGCACCTGCAACGCACCAAGGCTAACATCCACACTAATTAATGGCAACCAGACAACAATAGAGTTTAATGAGCCCTGCATACTTCGCCAATCCTGATGTGCGTCAACCGTATGAAATACCTTTTGTTTTGCCAATCTTGGATGATTAAAATACAAGACAGGACGTGTACTAATTACCGGAGTTTTAATTCCTAAATCTTTAAGCTTTAACAAAATACGTTCATCCAACGATAGACGGTGTAAGCTAATTAGATGCTGAACTTGTTTGCCACAATTTGACAAACAAGTCAAATCCTCTTCAAACAACCTATATAGGCAATTATTAAACTCTTCGTCTGAAATATCTTCTAACAAAGTTTGATTATTCTTTAAATATCGTTTGTAGTGAAATTGACGAAAAAATATTCCTTTTGCCTGATTCAAAACGTTAGCAATCTCATCCTTTAA encodes the following:
- a CDS encoding phytanoyl-CoA dioxygenase family protein, which gives rise to MFCFMDSFNKNGYTLVKSFFLKDEIANVLNQAKGIFFRQFHYKRYLKNNQTLLEDISDEEFNNCLYRLFEEDLTCLSNCGKQVQHLISLHRLSLDERILLKLKDLGIKTPVISTRPVLYFNHPRLAKQKVFHTVDAHQDWRSMQGSLNSIVVWLPLISVDVSLGALQVLPGSHLRGLYTDHIENGFGMVALSESDKASMISVEVEQGDALFFSSFLVHASGENTSDTPRWSCHFRYNDLEEPTFIERKYAHPYLYKPSEELITANFPTVEDVQNVFK